Proteins encoded in a region of the Leifsonia sp. PS1209 genome:
- the gcvH gene encoding glycine cleavage system protein GcvH has product MAAEQDLKYTAEHEWLLVDGDTATVGITAYAAEKLGDVVFVELPAVGSEVAEGKVVGEIESTKSVGELFAPVDGTVTEINDAVVDAPELVNSDPFGDGWLVKVAFTTLPTLLSYDEYAALTGE; this is encoded by the coding sequence ATGGCCGCAGAACAGGACCTCAAATACACCGCCGAGCACGAGTGGCTCCTCGTCGACGGCGACACCGCGACGGTCGGCATCACCGCGTACGCGGCGGAGAAGCTGGGCGACGTGGTCTTCGTCGAGCTCCCTGCCGTCGGCAGCGAGGTGGCGGAGGGCAAGGTCGTCGGCGAGATCGAGTCGACCAAGTCGGTGGGCGAGCTGTTCGCGCCGGTCGACGGCACCGTCACCGAGATCAACGACGCGGTCGTGGATGCGCCCGAGCTCGTCAACAGCGACCCGTTCGGCGACGGCTGGCTCGTCAAGGTCGCCTTCACCACCCTTCCCACCCTCCTGAGCTACGACGAATACGCCGCCCTCACGGGCGAGTGA
- the gcvT gene encoding glycine cleavage system aminomethyltransferase GcvT, whose amino-acid sequence MTSHDTDRLSPLHDAHQAAGASFTDFAGWQMPVRYSSDLAEHHAVRQAAGLFDLSHMAEIVVIGPEAGAALDYALAGKLSAVAIDQAKYSLLLSRSGGIVDDLVVYRTGEDRYMVVANASNRHQVAEELRSRTAPFDAEVFDESDDIALIAVQGPAALSILTATPGFAVEGGAHDGDDFAARVGALKYYWSLPALYETHPVLVARTGYTGEDGFELYLAPDNAPQLWDALLEAGAEQGLVPAGLASRDTLRLEAGMPLYGHELGLDIYPAQAGLGRVVNLAKDTDFVGRAASEDGPDAEAPVLVGLMGEGKRAARAGYPVYATSAVDGGDEAIGVVTSGALSPTIGVPIAMAYVAPRFARPGTELHVDIRGNRLGYTVTALPFYSRKKH is encoded by the coding sequence ATGACCTCGCACGACACAGACCGCCTCTCCCCGCTGCACGACGCCCACCAGGCGGCAGGAGCATCCTTCACGGACTTCGCCGGCTGGCAGATGCCCGTCCGGTACTCCAGCGACCTCGCCGAGCACCACGCCGTCCGGCAGGCTGCCGGTCTCTTCGACCTGTCCCACATGGCCGAGATCGTGGTCATCGGACCGGAGGCGGGGGCCGCGCTCGACTATGCGCTCGCCGGCAAGCTGTCCGCCGTCGCGATCGACCAGGCCAAGTACAGCCTGCTGCTGTCCCGCTCGGGCGGGATCGTCGACGACCTCGTCGTCTACCGCACCGGCGAAGACCGCTACATGGTGGTCGCCAACGCCTCCAACCGGCACCAGGTCGCCGAGGAGCTGCGCAGCCGCACGGCACCGTTCGACGCCGAGGTGTTCGACGAGAGCGACGACATCGCCCTCATCGCCGTGCAGGGACCGGCGGCGCTGTCCATCCTCACCGCCACTCCCGGCTTCGCCGTCGAAGGTGGGGCGCACGACGGAGACGACTTCGCCGCCCGCGTCGGCGCGCTCAAGTACTACTGGTCGCTCCCCGCGCTGTACGAGACGCATCCCGTGCTCGTCGCACGCACCGGATACACCGGGGAGGACGGCTTCGAGCTGTACCTCGCGCCGGACAACGCCCCGCAGCTGTGGGATGCGCTGCTCGAGGCCGGTGCGGAGCAGGGGCTCGTGCCCGCCGGGCTGGCCAGCCGTGACACCCTGCGCCTCGAAGCAGGCATGCCGCTCTACGGCCACGAGCTCGGCCTCGACATCTACCCCGCACAGGCCGGGCTCGGGCGCGTGGTCAACCTGGCGAAGGACACCGACTTCGTCGGACGCGCCGCCAGCGAGGACGGCCCGGACGCCGAGGCTCCGGTGCTCGTCGGCCTGATGGGGGAGGGGAAGCGGGCCGCCCGCGCCGGATACCCCGTCTACGCCACCAGCGCGGTGGACGGCGGCGACGAGGCCATCGGCGTCGTCACCTCCGGCGCCCTCTCTCCGACCATCGGCGTGCCCATTGCGATGGCGTACGTCGCCCCGCGCTTCGCACGGCCGGGAACAGAACTGCACGTCGACATCCGCGGCAACCGTCTCGGGTACACCGTCACCGCCCTCCCCTTCTACAGCAGAAAGAAGCACTAG
- a CDS encoding NUDIX domain-containing protein, translating to MADSHQRVSAMLAVSTVIFSLRNDEETGDIASVWLPLVRRVRQPFEGCWALPGGPLHGDEDLAFAAARTLNDTTGLTPRYLEQLYAFGDASRSTGAERVVSIVYWALVRSEEAARASVGENVRWFPADDLPSLAFDHKLIVEYALWRLRTKMEYSRIAHAFLGETFTLAQLREVHEAVLGRPLDPANFRRTIEGSGAVVATDQYLTGTRHRPPRLYRYNDSIDLADAGPLPRQQHPFAAQPAAVPFESREE from the coding sequence ATGGCCGACAGCCACCAGCGCGTGAGCGCCATGCTCGCCGTCTCCACCGTGATCTTCTCGCTCCGCAACGACGAGGAGACGGGCGACATCGCGAGCGTGTGGCTTCCGCTCGTGCGCCGCGTCCGCCAGCCGTTCGAGGGGTGCTGGGCGCTGCCGGGCGGTCCCCTGCACGGCGATGAGGACCTCGCGTTCGCCGCCGCGCGCACCCTCAACGACACGACGGGGCTGACCCCGCGCTACCTGGAGCAGCTGTACGCGTTCGGGGACGCATCGCGGTCGACGGGGGCGGAGCGCGTCGTGTCGATCGTGTACTGGGCGCTGGTGCGCAGCGAGGAGGCCGCACGAGCGAGCGTCGGGGAGAACGTGCGCTGGTTCCCCGCCGACGACCTGCCGAGCCTCGCCTTCGACCACAAGCTCATCGTCGAGTACGCCCTCTGGCGCCTGCGCACCAAGATGGAGTACTCCCGCATCGCGCACGCCTTCCTCGGCGAGACGTTCACGCTCGCCCAGTTGCGCGAGGTGCACGAGGCGGTGCTGGGGCGCCCGCTCGACCCCGCCAACTTCCGCCGGACCATCGAGGGCTCCGGCGCCGTGGTCGCCACCGACCAGTACCTCACCGGCACCCGGCACCGGCCGCCGCGCCTCTACCGGTACAACGACTCCATCGACCTCGCCGACGCCGGACCACTCCCCCGCCAGCAGCATCCCTTCGCCGCACAACCAGCAGCAGTACCGTTCGAGAGTAGAGAAGAATGA
- the nadA gene encoding quinolinate synthase NadA translates to MSTIASVDTTIQLIATGELNGETCTPDLVDAPWTFDSLAPSYGPGASMADPIPVDAPRQGELPEEYRTASKEELHDRILAAKATLGDRVVTLGHFYQRDEVVQYADFVGDSFQLANAAKAKPEAEAIVFCGVHFMAETADIISRPEQAVILPNLAAGCSMADMADIDSVTECWEQLEELYGTEPDADGRVPVIPVTYMNSSAALKGFCGEHGGIVCTSSNAETVLTWAFERGQRVLFFPDQHLGRNTAKAMGVPVEQMPLWNPRKPLGGTDVDTLQDARVILWHGFCSVHKRFTVGQIEHARAEFPGVRVIVHPECPMEVVDAADEYGSTDYIVKAIAAAPAGSTFAIGTEINLVQRLAAQFPQHTIFCLDSIVCPCSTMYRIHPGYLAWVLEGLVRGEVLNRIQVSPDVAEPARVALERMLAARPDTTMAA, encoded by the coding sequence ATGAGCACCATCGCCTCGGTCGACACCACAATCCAGCTCATCGCCACCGGCGAGCTGAACGGCGAGACCTGCACCCCCGACCTCGTCGACGCCCCCTGGACGTTCGACTCCCTCGCGCCGTCGTACGGTCCAGGCGCGTCGATGGCCGACCCCATCCCGGTGGATGCGCCGCGCCAGGGCGAGCTGCCCGAGGAGTACCGCACGGCCTCCAAGGAGGAACTGCACGACCGCATCCTCGCCGCGAAGGCGACACTCGGCGACAGGGTCGTGACGCTCGGCCACTTCTACCAGCGCGACGAGGTCGTGCAGTACGCCGATTTCGTTGGCGACTCCTTCCAGCTGGCCAACGCCGCGAAGGCCAAGCCGGAGGCGGAGGCGATCGTCTTCTGCGGCGTGCACTTCATGGCGGAGACCGCCGACATCATCTCGCGGCCGGAGCAGGCGGTCATCCTGCCCAACCTCGCTGCCGGATGCTCGATGGCGGACATGGCGGACATCGACTCCGTGACCGAGTGCTGGGAGCAGCTCGAAGAGCTGTACGGCACCGAACCGGATGCGGACGGCCGCGTGCCGGTCATCCCGGTCACGTACATGAACTCGTCCGCCGCCCTCAAGGGCTTCTGCGGCGAGCACGGCGGCATCGTCTGCACTTCCTCCAACGCGGAGACCGTGCTGACCTGGGCGTTCGAGCGCGGGCAGCGCGTGCTGTTCTTCCCCGACCAGCACCTCGGCCGCAACACCGCCAAGGCGATGGGCGTCCCCGTCGAGCAGATGCCGCTCTGGAACCCGCGCAAGCCGCTCGGCGGCACCGACGTCGACACGCTGCAGGATGCGCGTGTCATCCTCTGGCACGGCTTCTGCTCCGTGCACAAGCGCTTCACCGTCGGCCAGATCGAGCACGCGAGGGCCGAGTTCCCCGGCGTGCGCGTGATCGTGCACCCGGAATGCCCGATGGAGGTCGTCGACGCCGCGGACGAGTACGGCTCGACCGACTACATCGTCAAGGCCATCGCGGCGGCCCCGGCGGGGTCGACGTTCGCCATCGGCACCGAGATCAACCTGGTGCAGCGCCTGGCCGCGCAGTTCCCGCAGCACACCATCTTCTGCCTCGACTCGATCGTGTGCCCCTGCTCGACCATGTACCGCATCCACCCCGGCTACCTGGCCTGGGTGCTGGAAGGCCTGGTGCGCGGCGAGGTGCTGAACCGCATCCAGGTGTCGCCGGATGTGGCGGAGCCGGCCAGGGTCGCGCTCGAGCGCATGCTCGCCGCGCGGCCGGACACCACGATGGCGGCCTGA
- the nadB gene encoding L-aspartate oxidase produces the protein MTRVVVVGSGIAGLVAAVEASRTNSVTLVTKAELAESNTAYAQGGIAAAYFADDSVESHVADTLRAGAGLNVRDAVVALCAEGPDRIRDLIAFGVAFDRSGGDLARGLEAAHSNARVLHAGGDATGAEIERALVRAVRASGTRIVEQAFLCDLIVQDGAVTGVELLLADGTIEVLDADAVVLASGGAGQLYAHTTNPAVTTGDGVAAAWRAGAAVADLEFYQFHPTALAIPGSFLVSEAVRGEGAVLRNARGERFMLDVHPDAELAPRDVVARGIAVEMAAQGGRPVVLDATALGADFLAKRFPTIDAACRAAGLDWSREPVPVTPAAHYWMGGVATDTSGRSTLPGLYAVGEVACTGAHGANRLASNSLLEGLVFAHRAVAAIDRGDAWPEAPAWLDGALASTAGERAERPDAVPVDRARLQALLWDTAGVHRDRERLDAALGVLAGWRASGTHRTRAEREDANLLDLARLVVSSALGREESRGAHFRSDFPAPSADARHTVRTEHAAHTAHSAFATALIDTEVTVPC, from the coding sequence ATGACCAGGGTCGTGGTGGTCGGCAGCGGCATCGCCGGGCTGGTCGCCGCCGTCGAGGCGAGCAGGACCAACAGTGTCACGCTCGTCACGAAGGCCGAGCTCGCCGAGAGCAACACCGCGTACGCGCAGGGCGGGATCGCCGCAGCGTACTTCGCCGACGACAGCGTCGAGTCGCACGTCGCCGACACGCTGCGCGCCGGGGCAGGACTGAACGTGCGGGATGCGGTGGTCGCGCTCTGCGCGGAGGGTCCGGACCGCATCCGCGACCTGATCGCGTTCGGCGTCGCCTTCGACCGCTCGGGCGGCGACCTCGCCCGCGGTCTCGAAGCCGCGCACTCGAACGCGCGCGTCCTGCACGCGGGCGGCGACGCGACCGGCGCGGAGATCGAGCGGGCGCTCGTGCGCGCCGTGCGGGCGTCCGGAACGCGGATCGTGGAGCAGGCATTCCTCTGCGACCTGATCGTGCAGGACGGCGCCGTGACCGGCGTCGAACTGCTGCTCGCCGACGGCACCATCGAGGTGCTCGACGCCGACGCCGTCGTGCTGGCCAGCGGAGGGGCAGGACAGCTCTACGCGCACACCACCAACCCGGCGGTCACCACCGGAGACGGCGTTGCCGCCGCGTGGCGCGCGGGTGCCGCCGTCGCCGACCTGGAGTTCTACCAGTTCCACCCGACAGCGCTCGCGATCCCCGGCTCGTTCCTGGTGTCGGAGGCCGTGCGCGGCGAGGGCGCGGTGCTGCGGAACGCGCGCGGCGAGCGGTTCATGCTCGACGTGCATCCGGATGCGGAACTCGCGCCGCGCGACGTGGTTGCCCGGGGCATCGCTGTCGAGATGGCCGCGCAGGGCGGGCGTCCCGTCGTCCTCGACGCGACGGCGCTCGGCGCCGACTTCCTGGCGAAGCGCTTCCCGACCATCGACGCCGCCTGCCGAGCGGCCGGCCTGGACTGGTCGCGCGAGCCCGTGCCCGTCACGCCCGCGGCCCACTACTGGATGGGCGGGGTCGCCACGGACACGAGCGGGCGCAGCACACTGCCCGGGCTGTACGCGGTCGGCGAGGTGGCCTGCACGGGAGCGCACGGCGCCAACCGGCTGGCGTCGAACTCGCTGCTGGAAGGGCTGGTGTTCGCGCACCGGGCCGTCGCCGCGATCGACCGCGGCGATGCGTGGCCGGAGGCGCCGGCGTGGCTGGACGGGGCACTCGCATCCACGGCCGGAGAGCGGGCCGAACGACCGGATGCCGTGCCGGTGGACCGCGCGCGGCTGCAGGCGCTTCTCTGGGATACCGCGGGCGTGCACCGCGACAGGGAGCGACTGGATGCGGCGCTCGGCGTGCTCGCCGGGTGGCGCGCATCCGGGACGCACCGCACGCGGGCCGAGCGCGAGGACGCCAACCTGCTCGACCTGGCCAGGCTCGTCGTCTCGTCGGCGCTCGGCCGGGAGGAGTCGCGCGGCGCGCACTTCCGCTCCGACTTCCCCGCGCCGTCGGCGGACGCGCGGCACACCGTGCGCACCGAGCACGCCGCGCACACCGCCCACTCCGCTTTCGCCACTGCCCTGATCGACACCGAGGTGACCGTTCCATGCTGA
- the nadC gene encoding carboxylating nicotinate-nucleotide diphosphorylase: MLTDQTIQTVVRAALVEDAPWGDLTSALLIPETAYATARLAAREAGTFSGGAVFTAAMTITDPRIAVELAVADGDAFQAGDTLATVSGPARSVLQAERVALNFVQRMSGIATLTASYVAEVAHTGARIVDTRKTTPGLRAFERHAVRSGGGHNHRFSLSDAVMAKDNHLAVLTEQSGLSVTEALLAVRAQLSHTTHLEVEVDRIDQIEPVLAAGVDTIMLDNFTVEQLREGVALVAGRAIVDASGNVNLSTVRSVAETGVDVISVGALTHSVRALDLGLDVVLDAEPDAT; this comes from the coding sequence ATGCTGACCGACCAGACCATCCAGACCGTCGTGCGGGCCGCCCTCGTCGAGGACGCGCCGTGGGGCGATCTCACCTCGGCTCTGCTCATTCCCGAGACGGCATATGCCACGGCCCGGCTGGCCGCTCGTGAGGCTGGGACGTTCTCCGGCGGCGCCGTGTTCACTGCCGCGATGACGATCACCGACCCGCGCATCGCGGTGGAGCTCGCGGTTGCGGACGGCGACGCCTTCCAGGCCGGGGACACGCTCGCCACGGTGTCCGGGCCTGCACGATCCGTGCTGCAGGCGGAGCGGGTCGCCCTCAACTTCGTGCAGAGGATGAGCGGGATCGCGACCCTCACGGCGTCCTACGTCGCCGAGGTCGCGCACACCGGCGCCCGCATCGTCGACACCAGGAAGACCACGCCGGGACTGCGCGCCTTCGAGCGTCACGCCGTGCGCAGCGGCGGCGGCCACAACCACCGGTTCTCCCTGTCCGACGCGGTAATGGCGAAGGACAACCACCTCGCCGTGCTCACCGAGCAGTCCGGGCTGTCGGTGACGGAGGCGCTGCTGGCCGTGCGCGCGCAGCTCTCGCACACCACCCACCTCGAGGTCGAGGTGGACCGCATCGACCAGATCGAGCCTGTGCTCGCCGCGGGCGTCGACACGATCATGCTCGACAACTTCACCGTGGAACAGCTGCGCGAAGGGGTCGCACTGGTCGCCGGTCGGGCCATCGTGGATGCGAGCGGCAACGTGAACCTCTCCACCGTGCGCAGCGTCGCGGAGACCGGCGTGGACGTCATCTCGGTCGGCGCGCTGACGCACAGCGTGCGCGCGCTCGATCTCGGGCTCGACGTCGTGCTGGATGCGGAGCCGGACGCGACATGA
- a CDS encoding cysteine desulfurase family protein, whose translation MIYLDAAATSAVRREVLEAMWPYLTGDFGNPSSHHGVGESAARALADARATVAAWLGCRASEVVFTSGGTEADNLAIKGIALAAPRGRHIVTTAIEHEAVLASVDYLVRQHGFSVDYAPVGRDGLIDVDAFAALLRPDTTLASVMLANNEVGTVQPIARLTALTRELRIPFHTDAVQAAGWLPLDVTTLGVDALSVSGHKLGAPKGIGALFVRGRIPIEPVLHGGGQERGKRSGTENVAGAVGLATAVRLAAANREAQAAAAARARDAFVAAVLAELPDARLTGHPSARLPGTASFVFPGSNGETILLELERRGVVSSSGSACAAGSEDASHVLLALGYEEDVARTAVRFSWGPEVDVDQLAGVAAAVGDAVREVAALGR comes from the coding sequence ATGATCTACCTCGACGCGGCGGCCACCTCGGCGGTGCGTCGCGAGGTCCTCGAAGCGATGTGGCCGTATCTCACCGGCGACTTCGGCAACCCGTCGAGCCACCACGGCGTCGGAGAGTCAGCGGCGCGCGCCCTCGCCGATGCGCGGGCGACGGTGGCCGCGTGGCTCGGCTGCCGCGCTTCGGAGGTCGTCTTCACCTCGGGCGGCACGGAGGCGGACAACCTCGCGATCAAAGGCATCGCGCTCGCCGCCCCGCGCGGGCGGCACATCGTGACCACCGCCATCGAGCACGAGGCCGTCCTCGCCTCCGTGGACTACCTGGTGAGGCAGCACGGCTTCAGCGTCGACTACGCGCCCGTCGGCCGCGACGGGCTGATCGACGTCGACGCGTTCGCCGCGCTGCTCCGCCCGGACACCACCCTCGCCAGCGTGATGCTCGCCAACAACGAGGTCGGCACCGTCCAGCCGATCGCCCGGCTGACCGCGCTGACGCGCGAGCTGCGCATCCCGTTCCACACCGACGCCGTGCAGGCGGCGGGCTGGCTGCCGCTCGACGTGACGACGCTCGGCGTGGATGCGCTCAGCGTCTCCGGCCACAAGCTCGGCGCCCCGAAAGGGATCGGCGCGCTGTTCGTGCGCGGACGCATCCCGATCGAACCCGTGCTGCACGGAGGAGGGCAGGAGCGCGGCAAGCGCTCCGGCACCGAGAACGTCGCCGGTGCGGTCGGGCTGGCGACGGCGGTGCGGCTCGCGGCGGCGAACCGCGAGGCGCAGGCCGCTGCCGCCGCCCGCGCACGGGATGCGTTCGTGGCCGCCGTGCTGGCCGAGCTCCCGGATGCGCGGCTCACCGGGCATCCATCGGCGCGGCTGCCCGGCACGGCGTCGTTCGTCTTCCCCGGCAGCAACGGCGAGACGATCCTGCTCGAACTGGAACGGCGCGGTGTCGTCTCGTCGAGCGGATCGGCGTGCGCCGCGGGCAGCGAGGATGCGTCGCACGTACTGCTGGCGCTCGGCTACGAGGAGGACGTCGCCCGCACGGCCGTGCGGTTCTCCTGGGGTCCGGAGGTCGACGTCGACCAGCTCGCCGGGGTGGCCGCGGCCGTCGGGGACGCCGTCAGAGAGGTCGCGGCGCTCGGCCGCTGA
- a CDS encoding MDR family MFS transporter — protein MIWLLLSATFVVILNETIMSVAIPKLMDDLRIDALAAQWLSTAFMLTMAVVIPITGFLLQRFSTRSIFIAAMSLFSLGTLSAALAPGFGLLVVARVIQASGTAIMIPLLMTTLMTLVPPNKRGRTMGNVSIVISVAPAIGPTISGFILNYLDWRWIFLIVLPIAVVMLLIGIKFVENVTDPQKVKVDVLSVILSAFGFGGLLYGLSQTGASGPGSSPAVMWVSLAVGVVALTAFILRQLILQRRDSALLDLRTFRSPIFTVSIALMAISTAAMFGVIIVLPLYLQHVLGLDTLATGLLLLPGGLVMGLLAPFVGRVYDRFGPRVLVVPGAILVSLALWGFTLITEHTSQYLVLAGHVTLSIGLALMFTPLFTAGLGAVPPNLYSHGSAIVGTVQQVAGAAGTALLVAIMSAHTASLVSSGTSIVPATAGGIRMAFLAAAIISLFAVVGAFFIRKPADVIAPEGHVAH, from the coding sequence GTGATCTGGCTGCTGCTCTCCGCCACGTTCGTCGTCATCCTCAACGAGACGATCATGTCGGTCGCCATCCCGAAGCTGATGGACGACCTGCGGATCGACGCGCTCGCGGCCCAGTGGCTGTCCACGGCGTTCATGCTGACGATGGCCGTCGTCATCCCGATCACCGGCTTCCTGCTGCAGCGGTTCAGCACGCGCAGCATCTTCATCGCCGCGATGAGCCTGTTCTCGCTGGGAACGCTGTCGGCCGCCCTGGCGCCCGGCTTCGGGCTGCTCGTCGTCGCGCGCGTCATCCAGGCGTCCGGCACGGCCATCATGATCCCGCTGCTGATGACCACCCTGATGACGCTCGTGCCGCCGAACAAGCGCGGCCGCACGATGGGCAACGTCTCGATCGTGATCTCCGTCGCGCCCGCCATCGGCCCGACCATCTCCGGCTTCATCCTCAACTACCTCGACTGGCGCTGGATCTTCCTGATCGTGCTGCCGATCGCCGTGGTCATGCTGCTCATCGGCATCAAGTTCGTCGAGAACGTCACCGACCCGCAGAAGGTCAAGGTCGACGTACTCTCCGTCATCCTGTCGGCGTTCGGGTTCGGCGGGCTGCTCTACGGTCTCAGCCAGACCGGCGCATCCGGCCCCGGCAGCTCGCCAGCGGTGATGTGGGTGTCGCTGGCGGTCGGCGTGGTCGCCCTGACCGCGTTCATCCTGCGCCAGCTCATCCTGCAGCGCCGCGACAGCGCACTGCTCGACCTGCGCACGTTCCGGTCGCCGATCTTCACGGTGTCGATCGCGCTGATGGCGATCAGCACGGCGGCGATGTTCGGCGTCATCATTGTGCTCCCGCTCTACCTGCAGCACGTCCTCGGCCTCGACACACTCGCGACCGGTCTGCTGCTCCTCCCGGGCGGTCTCGTCATGGGGCTGCTCGCGCCGTTCGTCGGCCGCGTGTACGACCGGTTCGGGCCGCGCGTGCTGGTCGTGCCCGGCGCGATCCTGGTCAGCCTGGCGCTCTGGGGATTCACGCTCATCACCGAGCACACCTCGCAGTACCTCGTCCTGGCCGGGCACGTCACGCTGAGCATCGGACTCGCCCTCATGTTCACGCCGCTGTTCACGGCAGGGCTCGGCGCGGTGCCGCCGAACCTGTACTCGCACGGCAGCGCGATCGTGGGCACGGTGCAGCAGGTGGCGGGAGCAGCGGGAACAGCCCTGCTCGTCGCGATCATGTCGGCGCACACGGCCTCGCTGGTCAGCTCGGGCACGAGCATCGTCCCCGCCACGGCGGGCGGCATCCGGATGGCGTTCCTCGCCGCGGCGATCATCTCGCTGTTCGCGGTGGTCGGCGCCTTCTTCATCCGCAAGCCGGCGGACGTGATCGCACCGGAAGGGCACGTCGCGCACTGA
- a CDS encoding DUF1801 domain-containing protein: MARGVDADTVDEYLDRIGEPFSSALRTVRDRIVEVLPDTEQVISYRVPIFRHRGRALIGLSATAKECSLLLMSPSAAAALAGTLAEGTLSGATLHFAPEKPLGVETLRTIIEYRVGEAAG; encoded by the coding sequence ATGGCACGCGGAGTCGACGCAGACACGGTCGACGAATACCTCGACCGGATCGGCGAACCCTTCTCGTCGGCGCTGCGCACGGTGCGCGACCGCATCGTCGAGGTGCTGCCGGACACGGAGCAGGTGATCAGCTACCGGGTGCCGATCTTCCGGCACCGCGGCCGCGCCCTGATCGGCCTGTCGGCCACGGCGAAAGAGTGCAGCCTGCTGCTGATGAGCCCGTCGGCCGCGGCGGCCCTCGCCGGGACGCTCGCCGAGGGCACGCTCAGCGGAGCGACCCTGCACTTCGCGCCGGAGAAGCCGCTCGGGGTGGAGACGCTGCGCACCATCATCGAGTACCGCGTGGGCGAAGCGGCGGGGTGA
- a CDS encoding class I SAM-dependent methyltransferase, producing the protein MTEDASYRDPRLAALYDRMNPFAADTEFYLAFADEHPGSRILDIGCGTGLLTVELARRGHRMLGADPAEAMLDIARTRDGGDLVEWLRAEASELPPGDADLAIMTGHVAQVFITDDAWTDALAAAHRALRPGGLLVFESRDPQAQAWLRWGDGREVLDTPDGPVTAWNEVTGASGGVVGLVGHYEWENGEHVTDEGALRFRTEEELRASLVGAGFGVRAVYGDWMRGPVTDATTELIVVADARPV; encoded by the coding sequence GTGACCGAGGATGCCAGCTACCGCGACCCCCGTCTCGCCGCCCTGTACGACCGGATGAATCCGTTCGCGGCCGACACCGAGTTCTACCTGGCTTTCGCCGACGAGCATCCGGGGTCGCGCATCCTGGACATCGGCTGCGGCACCGGCCTGCTGACCGTCGAACTTGCGCGCCGCGGCCACCGGATGCTCGGAGCAGACCCCGCGGAGGCCATGCTCGACATCGCCCGCACCCGCGACGGCGGCGACCTGGTCGAGTGGCTGCGCGCGGAGGCGAGCGAGCTCCCGCCCGGCGACGCCGACCTGGCGATCATGACCGGACACGTCGCCCAGGTCTTCATCACGGACGACGCCTGGACGGATGCACTCGCCGCCGCCCACCGGGCGCTGCGGCCGGGTGGACTCCTCGTGTTCGAGAGCCGCGACCCGCAGGCGCAGGCCTGGCTGCGCTGGGGCGACGGCCGCGAGGTGCTCGACACCCCGGACGGCCCGGTGACGGCGTGGAACGAGGTCACCGGAGCCTCGGGCGGGGTGGTCGGTCTGGTGGGGCACTACGAGTGGGAGAACGGCGAGCACGTCACCGACGAGGGCGCGCTGCGCTTCCGCACCGAGGAGGAGCTGCGGGCGTCGCTGGTCGGCGCGGGCTTCGGGGTGCGCGCGGTCTACGGCGACTGGATGCGTGGCCCGGTCACCGACGCGACCACCGAGCTGATCGTGGTCGCCGACGCGCGCCCGGTGTAG
- a CDS encoding carboxymuconolactone decarboxylase, whose product MSIISTTAPEDAEGEVAAIYAKEEADLGYVASHTRAMAVNPEAYRAWEQLVRSIVSQLGTRRFELVTLAAAQGTHSEHCRLAHGRKTLPLIEEDQLIRIARDYHDADLTEAEVGMMEYAERVSRDSYAMTDADSQRLRDLGFSDREIVDITLAASARNYFSRAIQALAVDVDVPPGLSPHLRGALLAPL is encoded by the coding sequence ATGTCCATCATCTCGACGACGGCACCGGAGGACGCGGAGGGGGAGGTCGCCGCGATCTACGCCAAAGAGGAAGCAGACCTCGGCTACGTCGCGTCGCACACGCGTGCGATGGCGGTGAATCCCGAGGCGTACCGGGCGTGGGAGCAGCTGGTCCGGTCGATCGTGTCGCAGCTGGGCACGCGCCGGTTCGAACTGGTCACGCTCGCTGCCGCGCAGGGCACGCACTCCGAGCACTGCCGGCTGGCGCACGGACGCAAGACCCTCCCGCTGATCGAGGAGGACCAGCTGATCCGCATCGCCCGCGATTACCACGACGCCGATCTCACCGAGGCCGAGGTGGGGATGATGGAATACGCGGAGCGGGTCAGCCGCGACTCGTACGCGATGACCGACGCCGACAGCCAGCGCCTGCGCGACCTCGGCTTCAGCGACAGGGAGATCGTCGACATCACGCTCGCCGCGTCGGCCCGCAACTACTTCAGCCGCGCCATCCAGGCCCTCGCGGTCGACGTGGATGTGCCGCCCGGTCTCAGCCCGCACCTCCGCGGGGCGCTGCTCGCTCCGCTCTGA